Below is a window of Ischnura elegans chromosome 1, ioIscEleg1.1, whole genome shotgun sequence DNA.
ccggaaagcccaaaaaacacacacactttcacaatcactcacacaaacatacacaacaagatcctttgtgggggctgtagggacctccgctaaggattcttgctccacaaaaaaccgggaatcttcacaggatgggcctgttaaagacagccagtgGTCCGTAGAAACACTTGCACTCAATAAGCaatcactcacacattcactcacctgtggatggcttcaatgttccgagagaaaaaaggtttgctccaaaagaggggacgaggaaaacacacgtatacgtattttggctacaaagtagccctcttcagcgtgctgaaggaagaaccaaatgcacttacaacacgaggctgaaagtgaaggggacggtaggacaacaaaaaaatataactaagaaTAAGAAAGGGGGGAGGGTTGAAGATGGAGGGGCCATTGGGGAGGATGAAAACAGTATTGGGTGTTAAACGGAAGATGGGAACCTATGGCAAAAAGGGTCAGAGGGGAACGGGGGAGGGGAGTGAAGTGATTGGCTAGTTCCCATTTTAGCTAGGCCCCAGTTCGCCActaggcccatcctgtgaagattcccggtgttttgtggagcaagaatccttagcggaggtccctacagcccccacaaaggatcttgttgtgtatgtttgtgtgagtgattgtgaaagtgtgtgtgttttttgggctttccggttgagaggctggtgtttgatccctgcggggaatttctcccccttcccgcacaccaacgcagtaaaattttttcgacttgcaaggtggacgagcagggagaattatacggccaattgagaaattccttttcttctttaatatGATTATGTGTTTGCAAAAAACTCCATCCACCATTAAAAGCTTAGCTTCCCATTCCCAAAGAGAATGTGCCTACAGTGGATACATTGCCATGTTATATATGTGCTTTTAAAGTGCAGAGTAGGATTATTATCCTGCAGCAGTGTTTCTTATGAGTATGTACACTGATGATTACGATTAGTTGAAACTTCACTCAGGAACAGAATGTATATGAGAATTTAAAGAACTGGTACACATATTGATTTTTAATAGTGAGCAATAGCATTTTGATATAATGCTACTCTTTACCTGCTTCCCTTTGAAAATCTGTTGATCCATAAGGATAGTCAGATCCTTCTCTGTACCATGAATCGACAGCCTCATTGGGTTCAACATCAAAGCCTGCTTTGTAGAAAATGTTTTCCCCATAGGTACTGTTGCTGTTCTCTACTACATTTCTCAAAGCCAAACATTCTGCCCAGGTTTGACTATACACACCGAGCTAGAAAATGAGCCCACattaattttgtacatttttaaaagtagaCAGTGCCATTACAAATTGCGTATCTTGCTAATTTAGGAGAGAAATTAGcatcataaaatttttaccttcatgCTGTATTCCAAGGGAGGAACACCATGCTTGGCTCGATATTGATTATGAAGACCAATAAATTTCTCTATGAAGGCAATATCATCAAAACTAGGCATCTGTGGAATTTCAAATTGCCTATCTTGCAAACTTGATGGACATTGCTGTAAGATAATGTTGTGAAAATAGTGGAGAAGTTGAGACTTTTTGTAGATCTATAGATATTTAACATGGTAGTCACTATTACAAATaaggtattttaaatttattcttaacGGAAGATAATTTAcgagaaaaaatgtaatggttGTAGTTGAGCCTTGAATAGCCATTGTATGATTTGTCATTTGTTGGATTATATATCACTTATCTTGCCGATCTTCCAATTTTACACTATAGCAAGGGGAAAGAGAGGACAAGAGGTCAAAACGTCCCTGAAAATTGTGTCATTTTTCCTGCTATGGCCTTGTCGCAAACATTACCCTACTCCTGGTTCCCCATTTGCTCTATTCTCCCTTTCCTTTTCTTCAACACCTGAAGCAACTAGGTTGGTAAAACTAGAATGGGCTCTTTTGACACAGAGAAAGTATGAcactgaaaacaaaataaaaattgcgaagaaaattttaatattcgtcTCTTTTGATTATTTGTTTAGGATTTTCCTTTCCATTAGGGCATTAAATGGAAGTTGTACTGTAAACATTGAGGCATAAAGTTATGCATGTTCACTTGGGTTAACCACCAACCGATGCTTacttatttacttaattatttaatgtttgtCTTTCATGCCTCATAGAAAACGACTACTAATGTCTCATGAATAAATCATTAGAAATTATTCAACGATACGGTTTAGAAACAACtttaatattcaataattttcataGGTTCTTATCAGCTAACCGAAGAAAATAGATGCATTCACCTTGGAAAACCTAGCAATCTGAAAATTTATATATCATACTAAAGTAATTCAAGTACCTAAATAGCATGTCCATTCTTTAATAAATGAGATCCAACTAAATAAAACCTTAGGGTGCCTGAATGATAGTTTTCTAGAAGGATTCTATTATGGCTGAGGGTTAACTCATTTACCAAGTTTTACTCAGCCAGCACCAACAGAAATAGGAAAATTAGAGGACCAAACTTTCTTGTTCATCAATCTACAGAGTCATAGGGAACCAATAAATGATGGCTTTCAGTGACAAGGAAAAGGTTGGTGAACGGAGTAAGATTTAGGATTTTCACTCAGGAGGGATGGATGTTCTAGGAGGGGTAACCCCTTCTCTAGATGTCGAACTGTCATTAACAAATAGAGTAAAGACAGGCTTttctgattttgaatgaaaaatgatgtATAGAATAGGAGAGTGTCTCATGGGCGTTTTCAGTGGGGTGGAGAGGGGGGGTTAGGTTTTGTCCCTAGGGGGATCAGCTGCCTCCCCTAGgggcaaaagtaaatttatttaaaaaccaaagttttgaaaaaaatttctttcaatcCTAGAGAAGCGATATTAGTGTAAAAtacgcaattaaaataaaaatatttttttttcaatcaattattttaaaaactaataaagtgctgtaataattttcttgaaattttggtttccttaaccttttctgtgttataaCTTGagcgaccacggcttgcccccctctacaTGCATTTTAAGACCTTTGGCCATACCTGTTCTTCCGCATCATTCTGTGACACTGGAACAATACATTTTTGTGGTTCATTCTTCCGTTCTTCATCACTAACATTGAGCGTGGGTTCATCGGCTGTTTCGTCATCATGAGTGCCTTCCTGTCTTTCTGAATTTCTTGGTTCCTCCAAGACATCGAATTCATTCACTGGTTTATTTGCAAAGGTTCTGGAAGATTCAAGGGTACATTCCTCATcgtttgaaattttttgaataggGTCGCAAGTGGcatctttctttatttcttcttctCCTGACTGGCTGGTAAGAGGCTCATAGATGCCATCtttcttttcaagatttttaGTATCTTCAGTTACGTCAgcttcattttttatcatattttcgaAGTTTTCATAAATGATGGCACAAGCCACCTCTGTTGAATCATTCACTAAAGATGGGTGCATGATATCTTTTCGCACTTCTTGGTGAGATTGtttgaaattcaatatttcatttgtggtTTCCTTGTTTGTGTTATCATCATGTATAGCTTTATTCCTCTCTGGATACTCAGTATCATCTTCAGCGCCACTGGATGCTTGAGTTAGACCGGATTCGAGGGTATTCTTACACACCACTTCAATAGGATCTTCCGTTACGTATGAGTACGCGACGTCTTTGCGTAATTCTTCTTGTGGTAATTGGTTGTTATCCACTGTATCGGGAATAGCTTCTTTTCCTataatatcattatcaatttCTCTCATTCGTTCTGTATTTCTGAAGTCATCGATTACATCAACTTCGTTGACCGGTTCATTTGCAAATGTTCCGCTGCATTCGACTGCATTCGATTCTCCATTAGAATATTTCGTGACGAAGTGAGATACATCTTTCCATACTTCTTGTGATTTGCTGTCGTTCATTAATTTTTGTGCCTGTTCTATGCCATAGTTATCATCATTACCGCTTTTAATTTCTTGGAAAATGGTATCTTCTATTACGCTCGTATCATTTGTTTCACAGGATTCGATGGTACTTGGATCTTTCACAGGATTGGATGGCACGGAGGGGCATGTATCATCTGCTCGCACTTTCTCTTTCCTTGGTTggttatcattcattatttcgtaTGCTGGTTCGTGGCATTTATCTTCAACGTGAATATCCTCCTTTCCATGGAAATATTCGGTATTTTTATTCACGGCGACTTCATTGACCGGTTCATTTGCGAGTGTTTCGCTGCATTCGACCGTATTCGATTCCTCATTGGAATCTTTCGTGATGGAGTGATTTGTGACATCTTTCCGAACTTCTTCTTGTGATTTTCTGTTGTTAATGATTTTTTGCATCTGTTCAATGCCTGATATGTCATCATTACCACTTTTTATTCTTTGGAAAATGGTATCTTCTATTACGCTCGTATCATTTGTTTCACAGGATTCGGAGGTACATTCCGCCGTATTTGGATCTTTCAATACGGAGGGGCACGTATCATCTGTTCGCACTTGTTCTCTCTGTAGCTGGTTGTCATTCATTATTTCGGATGTTGGTTCGCTGCATTTGTCTTGACCGTGAATGCCTTCCTTTCCATCTACATCTTTGATAGTTTCATTTACCGCGACTTCATCGACAGCTTTAGTTTCGAATGCTTGGCAGGATTCGAGGGCATCACCCAAACTATTCGAATCTGTCGTGATGGAGGAAGACGTTATATCTTCAGTTGCCCCTTGtagtaattcattttcatttggtATCTCGCGTGTGGATTCTATGCAAGTGTTTTCGTCATGAAGTTCCTCACTTCTCTCTGGATTTCTGACACCGCCTTCCACGTCGGCTTCATTGACTATACTATTTTCCAATGTTTCGCAGGATTCGAATTTTCGCTCATCTCCACTTGTGCCTATTGCGTTGGAGGGGTTCATGACATCTTCTCGGATTTCTTCATTTTGCGACTGGTTATCAGTCAGTATTTCGTGTGCGGGTATTTCACCAGTATTTTCATAACTtgtgcattcatttttttgtgaatttaaggTATCGTCTATTATATCGTCCACGTTGACGGGTCGGTTTTCCAACGCATTGCAACTTTCTATATGACTCTCCGCCTCAAAGGAATCATTGGAGATGGGGGGAGTGAcattttcctcttcttcttgCAGTGATTGGTTTCCACTCGGTGTTTCCGGAGGATCCTCGGTTTGGTTTGTAGTGTGAGAATCCTCCACTACCTCAGAGTCATGATTTCCTTCTGAATTTTTGGGTGTCACGCTGTCAGTCGTCATGGCTCTTGAGAATCAGATGCCGTTGTTTTATTTGCCTGGAAATTCATGAAGATATTATTCAAGTCAAGCATTAAAGTAAGCGAGCGTTCATCAAGTGGCGAAGAAAAATTTCAACAGTcttctcaaataaattattatggaCGCTAACACAATTCAAGTTCTTCAATATTCTATTTGATAAATGCGTATGGAAGGATATGCAATGTCTCAAACTTATTTAAGTAGATAGGTGTTGCATATATACAAAGTATAGCTCAAATATTCTCTTTACATGTCGATAAATTGtatgaagataaaaatttcaggatgataTTTTGGAAATGCCAAGCTCCTAGCATAAAATTAAAGGGAAATTTGTAGACATTGAAAGCAAAAAGGGTTATAGTTACCTCTTTGATCGAGATGGTGATGAATATTGATGAGAAATGAGATAGTAGTTAGAGAAATAAACACCAGAAAATTTCT
It encodes the following:
- the LOC124164128 gene encoding uncharacterized protein LOC124164128, whose translation is MTTDSVTPKNSEGNHDSEVVEDSHTTNQTEDPPETPSGNQSLQEEEENVTPPISNDSFEAESHIESCNALENRPVNVDDIIDDTLNSQKNECTSYENTGEIPAHEILTDNQSQNEEIREDVMNPSNAIGTSGDERKFESCETLENSIVNEADVEGGVRNPERSEELHDENTCIESTREIPNENELLQGATEDITSSSITTDSNSLGDALESCQAFETKAVDEVAVNETIKDVDGKEGIHGQDKCSEPTSEIMNDNQLQREQVRTDDTCPSVLKDPNTAECTSESCETNDTSVIEDTIFQRIKSGNDDISGIEQMQKIINNRKSQEEVRKDVTNHSITKDSNEESNTVECSETLANEPVNEVAVNKNTEYFHGKEDIHVEDKCHEPAYEIMNDNQPRKEKVRADDTCPSVPSNPVKDPSTIESCETNDTSVIEDTIFQEIKSGNDDNYGIEQAQKLMNDSKSQEVWKDVSHFVTKYSNGESNAVECSGTFANEPVNEVDVIDDFRNTERMREIDNDIIGKEAIPDTVDNNQLPQEELRKDVAYSYVTEDPIEVVCKNTLESGLTQASSGAEDDTEYPERNKAIHDDNTNKETTNEILNFKQSHQEVRKDIMHPSLVNDSTEVACAIIYENFENMIKNEADVTEDTKNLEKKDGIYEPLTSQSGEEEIKKDATCDPIQKISNDEECTLESSRTFANKPVNEFDVLEEPRNSERQEGTHDDETADEPTLNVSDEERKNEPQKCIVPVSQNDAEEQQCPSSLQDRQFEIPQMPSFDDIAFIEKFIGLHNQYRAKHGVPPLEYSMKLGVYSQTWAECLALRNVVENSNSTYGENIFYKAGFDVEPNEAVDSWYREGSDYPYGSTDFQREAGHFTQLIWKESRELSVGIARNPSTGTYVVAHYYPPGNIRGRFPSNVLSPIK